A single Leptolyngbya subtilissima AS-A7 DNA region contains:
- a CDS encoding photosystem II protein Y, producing MDWRVVVVLLPIAVAASWAVFNIGRAALGQLQDFLNREA from the coding sequence ATGGATTGGCGAGTCGTTGTTGTTTTACTGCCGATTGCTGTGGCCGCAAGCTGGGCTGTGTTTAACATTGGCCGGGCTGCTCTGGGGCAACTGCAAGATTTCCTCAATCGAGAAGCTTAG